The Psychrosphaera ytuae genome includes a region encoding these proteins:
- a CDS encoding TonB-dependent receptor: protein MKKFKPSALSLALMLGGVTIASMPTFANEEVEEKAKAKAEANKSEANSDVEVIEVRGFRRSLIESLNTKRYSDTVVEAVSADDMGALPDVSIADAISRLPGVTAVRSGGQSSELNIRGMSGGFVFATLNGREVVTDQGGRSVQFDQYPSELINQVQVYKSQKASLVEGGVAGSIELQTANALENEKEHTFGIQTKLSYNDSADEHPDADPLGNRFSLSYQGKYLDDTLGVSLGYARLQQPRISTQFVNYQPRLGQLPFDGAQEGGITQPTLDSDGNVTGSEPGYYIVPQGFELMARGGEELRQGLMGSLTYLPSDNFKVTVDGFYSKFDSQGIDRGYRVNGIGSILDGSSIDFEAPILAGPNNEYLVGGRYYRDRGDQNPNPPYPRFSNTLTLQTQADDNTTESEVMSFGANAEWIVNDDLVIEFDIAHSQGESDYRDEVMRLAIFEDASATNPVVTDDIVVDIETNGLDLPNLTFNQDIVNALTDPNRAMVTSLEKYPHLEENESNSFSIDANYALNNDYFSSLETGVRIADRSYKNKRKAYNYGEVAGYGVNLRNGNYILGYDADGNPIESLTFRPYQLQEGEYEIVQLEGDFANFPAFISVDNSYIERVWLGDEDTNAYQDWRYDWTIWQESEIKEETLAAYVQGNIDTEFMGLPVTGNVGVRVIRTEQKALGVEDPIVAGEGDPITDDRGVTRRTYNYTTLSNEFTDVLPSLNLNFQLSDNDQLRFAAAKVMSRPNMADMAVSGAWSYNPDEFDTSVIEADLNRDTTPEVRPFYATQFDLSYEHYFTETEGAFVFALYYKDIENFPEKVTIQDYDFAADGIEVPTVNPNSGVPVVSGDYSVLLNNGKGGFFRGFEVAYTQTFNFLPDLWKGLGVSASYSYTDSEVSSEFEAVSGLGNESTPYPFLSPRVWSATVFYDYDEVFSTRVNARYREEYIGNQIAIGDEQKAFFAEELVVDFQASYQFSEELQGVFSVNNVTDEPNRSYFGSQAATGTLQYFGRQFYLGLNAKF, encoded by the coding sequence ATGAAAAAGTTCAAGCCAAGTGCTCTGTCATTAGCATTGATGCTAGGCGGAGTTACTATTGCTTCAATGCCAACTTTTGCAAACGAAGAAGTAGAAGAAAAAGCAAAAGCCAAAGCTGAAGCAAACAAATCAGAAGCCAATTCTGACGTCGAAGTTATTGAAGTCCGCGGCTTCCGACGCAGTCTTATCGAATCACTGAACACCAAGCGTTATTCAGACACAGTTGTTGAAGCTGTTTCTGCCGATGACATGGGCGCCTTACCAGATGTATCAATTGCTGATGCGATTTCTCGACTTCCTGGTGTTACGGCAGTACGTTCTGGTGGTCAGTCTAGTGAGTTAAACATCCGTGGTATGTCGGGCGGCTTTGTATTCGCTACGTTAAACGGTCGTGAAGTTGTGACAGACCAAGGTGGTCGCTCTGTACAGTTCGACCAATACCCTTCAGAATTGATCAACCAGGTTCAAGTTTATAAATCTCAAAAAGCTTCTCTCGTTGAAGGTGGTGTTGCAGGTTCAATTGAACTTCAAACGGCTAATGCCTTAGAGAACGAAAAAGAACACACTTTTGGTATTCAAACCAAATTGAGCTACAACGACTCTGCCGATGAGCACCCGGATGCGGATCCTCTAGGTAATCGTTTTAGCCTTTCTTACCAAGGTAAGTACTTAGACGATACGTTAGGTGTATCTCTTGGTTATGCTCGTTTACAACAACCTCGCATTTCAACTCAATTTGTTAACTATCAACCTCGTCTAGGTCAATTGCCATTCGACGGTGCACAAGAAGGTGGTATCACTCAACCTACTTTAGATAGTGACGGTAACGTTACAGGCAGCGAACCGGGTTATTACATTGTTCCTCAGGGCTTCGAGCTGATGGCTCGTGGTGGTGAAGAGCTACGTCAAGGTTTAATGGGTTCTTTAACTTATTTACCAAGCGATAACTTCAAAGTAACCGTTGACGGTTTTTACTCTAAGTTTGACTCTCAAGGTATCGACCGTGGTTACCGTGTAAACGGCATCGGTAGTATTCTTGATGGTTCGAGCATCGATTTTGAAGCGCCAATCCTTGCAGGCCCTAACAACGAATACCTTGTTGGTGGTCGTTATTACCGTGACCGTGGTGACCAAAATCCAAACCCACCATACCCGCGTTTTTCAAACACGCTAACGTTACAAACCCAAGCGGATGACAACACGACTGAAAGTGAAGTTATGTCATTTGGCGCAAACGCAGAGTGGATTGTTAACGATGACTTAGTTATTGAGTTTGATATTGCTCACTCTCAAGGTGAATCAGACTACCGCGACGAAGTTATGCGTCTAGCTATTTTTGAAGACGCGTCAGCAACTAACCCAGTTGTTACCGATGACATCGTTGTTGATATCGAAACAAACGGTTTGGACCTACCTAACTTAACGTTTAACCAAGATATCGTTAATGCGTTAACAGATCCTAATCGCGCGATGGTCACGTCTCTTGAAAAGTACCCACACTTAGAAGAGAACGAATCAAACTCGTTTAGCATTGATGCAAACTACGCGTTAAACAACGACTATTTCTCATCTTTAGAGACGGGTGTTCGTATCGCTGACCGTTCGTACAAGAACAAACGTAAAGCATACAACTACGGTGAAGTAGCAGGTTACGGTGTAAACCTTCGTAACGGTAACTACATCTTAGGTTATGACGCTGATGGCAACCCAATTGAATCACTAACGTTCCGCCCTTATCAGTTACAAGAAGGCGAATACGAGATTGTTCAACTTGAAGGTGACTTCGCTAATTTCCCTGCCTTTATCTCTGTGGATAACAGCTACATTGAACGTGTATGGTTAGGTGACGAAGATACTAATGCATACCAAGACTGGCGTTATGACTGGACGATTTGGCAAGAAAGCGAAATCAAAGAAGAAACATTAGCGGCTTATGTTCAAGGTAACATCGATACAGAATTCATGGGCTTACCTGTAACGGGTAACGTGGGTGTACGTGTTATTCGCACAGAACAAAAAGCACTGGGTGTTGAAGATCCAATCGTTGCTGGTGAAGGTGACCCGATCACTGATGATCGCGGCGTAACTCGTCGTACTTATAACTACACAACACTGTCAAATGAGTTCACTGATGTACTTCCATCATTAAACTTAAACTTCCAGTTAAGTGACAATGACCAGTTGCGTTTTGCTGCTGCTAAAGTAATGTCTCGTCCAAACATGGCAGATATGGCAGTAAGTGGTGCATGGTCATACAACCCAGACGAGTTTGATACTTCTGTAATCGAAGCCGATTTAAATCGTGATACAACGCCAGAAGTTCGTCCGTTCTATGCAACTCAGTTCGACTTGTCATATGAGCACTACTTCACAGAAACTGAAGGTGCGTTTGTCTTTGCTCTTTACTACAAAGATATCGAAAACTTCCCTGAAAAAGTAACAATCCAAGATTACGACTTTGCAGCGGATGGTATCGAAGTACCTACTGTTAACCCTAACTCTGGTGTTCCAGTTGTGTCGGGTGACTACTCTGTTCTATTGAACAACGGTAAAGGTGGTTTCTTCCGTGGTTTCGAAGTTGCTTATACTCAAACGTTTAACTTCTTACCAGATTTATGGAAAGGCTTAGGTGTAAGTGCTTCTTACTCTTATACTGATTCAGAAGTAAGCTCTGAGTTCGAAGCGGTTTCTGGTCTTGGAAACGAGAGCACACCTTACCCATTCTTGTCACCACGAGTTTGGTCAGCAACTGTGTTCTACGACTATGACGAAGTATTCTCGACTCGCGTAAACGCGCGTTATCGTGAAGAGTACATTGGTAACCAAATCGCAATTGGTGACGAACAAAAAGCATTCTTCGCTGAAGAGCTTGTTGTTGACTTCCAAGCGTCTTACCAGTTCTCTGAAGAGCTACAAGGTGTATTCTCTGTTAATAACGTAACAGACGAACCAAACCGCTCTTACTTTGGCTCACAAGCAGCGACAGGTACGCTTCAGTACTTCGGTCGCCAGTTCTACCTTGGTCTTAACGCTAAGTTCTAA